The genomic interval GCCAGACCACGCTCCTTGCTCTCAATTCCACGATTGAGGCGGCGCGCGCCGGCGCGGCCGGCAAGGGCTTTGCGGTCGTCGCCACCGAGGTCAAGGCGCTGGCGGTGCAGACCCAGAGCGCGACCGAAGAGATCACCAAGAAGATCGAGACCCTGCAGAAGGACGCCGCCGGCTCCGCCGACGCGGTGCATCGCATCTCGCAGGCGATCGAAGCGATCCGCCCTGTGTTCGAGACCGTCGACGGCGCGGTCGCCGAGCAGAACGCCACGACAAACGAAATTTCCGGCAACGCCGCGACCGCATCGCAATTCATCGTCTCCGTCGGCGACAGCGCCGCCGAGATCGACGCCGCCACGAAGGCGGCGGAAGCACATGGCGAGAGCGTCGCCAGCGCCGGCAAGGCCGTCACGACGTTTGCGCAAAAGCTCAAGTCGCGTTGCGCCGTACTGTTGCGGCAGAGCGAGCATGACGACCGCCGCCAGACCGAGCGGCTGCCCTGCCATCTCAAGCTCGAGATCAAGTCGGCGCGGGGTGCAGCGACCATGCCGGTCTACGAGATCGCGATGGGTGGCGTGTTGATCGGCGGCCCGGATGCCGGAAGGCTCGCAGCCAACGAGACTATCGACGGCGCGCTCGAACATGTCGGCGCCTGCCGGCTGCGCGTCACCGAACAGACCAAGGCCGGCGCGCGGGCGCAATTCGTGAACCCGAGCGCCGAGCTCCGCGAAAAGATCGAAGACAAGCTCTGGTCGATCCACGAGGAGAACACCGAGCTCGTGACCCGCGCCATGGAGGCGGGCAGCGCGCTGACCAAGATCTTCGAGCAGGCGGTGGCGCGCGGCGAGGTCTCGCTCGACGATCTCTTCGACACCGCCTACGCGGAGATATCAGGCACCAATCCGCAGCAATACCGCACCCGCTATCTCGACTGGGCCGACCGCGCGCTGCCGCCATTCCAGGAAGCGTTTTTGGCGAAGGAGCCGCGGATGGCATTCAGCGCCATGGTCGACCGCAACGGCTTCTTGCCGGTGCACAACAAGATCTATTCGCACCCGCAGCGTCCGGGTGACGTCGCCTGGAACACTGCCAACAGTCGCAACCGGCGTATCTTCAACGACCTGGCCGGGCTTGCTGCGGCGCGCAATACCCGCTCCTACCTGGTTCAGAGCTATGCGCGCGACATGGGTAACGGGAACACGGTGATGATGCGCGAGATCGACGTGCCGATCCGCGTGCAGGGCCGGCACTGGGGCGGATTCCGGACGGCTTACAAGCTCTGAAGCACGAATCGGGCTAACTAAAGTGCGATATGCACGCTTCCGTGCACGCTCAGGCAAGACCGGCGGTGCGAATCGCGCTCTAGAATCGCACAGGGAATGGAACGCCGCGTGGGTCGATCGATCGGCTCTGGCTGGAGGAAATTTGAAATATGTCCGTCGTGCAACTTGCAGTTTTGGACACCGCATCCAACCGGTCGCTGGCCGAACGTCTCATCGACCAGCTCGCCGACCGTATCGGCGGCCTCGGGGTGGAGCTTGCCGACATCGCCGGTAACGTCCAGGAAGTCGCAAGCCGCGTTTCCAACCAGTCGGAACGCTTCCACCACCTGCAGACGACGGCCGAGACGATGGTCTCGGCCAATCGCGACATCGCCAACGCCTCTCAGGCCGTGCAATCGACCACGTCGGCCGCGGTTGGCGAGATCGTGCAGTCGCGCAGCGCGGTAGATGCCGCGGTCCAGCACATCGCCGAGCTCGTCGAGGCGGTTGGGCGCATCGAGGCGCGGCTCGGCGCCGTCGGCTCGGCGCTGTCCCAGGTCGCAAAAGTCTCGGGCTCGATCGAGGCGATTGCCAAGCAGACCAATCTGCTCGCGCTCAATGCCACGATCGAAGCGGCCCGTGCGGGCAGCGCCGGCCGCGGCTTCGCCGTGGTCGCAAGCGAAGTGAAGAGCCTCGCCGAAGGCACCCGCCAGGCCACGCAGCAGATCTCCGACACCGTGCGCGATCTCGACGGCCAGATCGGCAGCCTGATCGGCGAAAGCAGCGACGCCTCGCTGCGCGCCAAGAGCGCGGGCGAAGGCGCCCAGCAGATCTCCGGCATCATTGCGCGCGTGCAGCAGGGCATTGCGTCGGTCGGCCTGGAGATCGACGGCGTCGCCCGGGCCGCGACCTCCAATCTCGGCCATTGCGACACCGTCATCACCGAACTCAGCGAGCTCGCAAAGGGCGTCGACCTCTCCTCGCGCGACCTCAGAAACGCCGACGAGCGCGTCGCAAAGCTCCTGGAGACCTCCGAAGGCCTGATCGCGCTGATCGCCGACAGCGGCGTGGAGACCTCGGATGCGCCGCTGATCCGCGTCGTCGTCGAGACCGCCAGGCACATCTCGGCCGAGTTCGAGGCCGCCATCGACCGCGGCGAGATCACGCTCGACAAGCTGATGGACCAGAATTATCGGGAAATCCCCGGCACCGATCCGAAGCAGTATCTCACCAAATACGTCGAATTCACCGACCGCGTGCTGCCGGCGATCCAGGACCCGATTCAAAAATCCGATCCGCGCATCGTGTTCTGCGTCGCCTGGGCCAAGGGCGGCTATCTGCCGACGCATAATCCCAACTACCGCCTGCCGCAGGGCAAGGATCCGGTCTGGAACAACGCCAATTGCCGCAACCGCCGCCTGTTCTCCGATCGCGCGGTGAAGAAGGTGGCGGCCAGCACAAAGCCCTTCCTGCTGCAAACCTATCGCCGCGACATGGGCGGCGGACAGTTCGTGTTGATGAAGGATCTGTCCGCGCCGATCATGGTGAAGGGCAAGCACTGGGGCGCGTTCCGGATGGGGTTTCGGCAGGGCTGAGGCCGGCAGGTAGCACCGTCGCCGCGAAGTGCGATGGTCCCCAATGTCGTCCCGGACAAGCGGAGCTCTGGCAACGCGCAGCGTTGCTAGAGCGGAGTGCCGATCCGGGACCCATAACCACAGGAAGCTGTTTGGCGAAGACTCGTGATCGCGGTTTCGCGCCACAACCACTTCCTGTGGTTATGGGTCCCGGATCTGCGCTTACGCTTGTCCGGGACGACAGTGAGTGTGTGGCGCCGCTTTTCAGCTCAACCAAAACCTCGGCGTCGCCGGCTCCAGCCGTCCACCTGCGCGCACCGGCGCGATGCGCAGCGCCAGCCCCGTTGCATCGTCCGTCTCCACGGCAACGCCGCTCAGCGTTGCAACACCCCCGGCGGGCTCGAAGCGGCCGGAGGGGATGCCTGAGGTGAAGCGGCGCAGCGGCTCTTCCTTCTGCATGCCGATGATCGAGTCGTAATCGCCGGTCATGCCGGCATCGGTCATGTAGGCGGTGCCGCCGGAGAGGATCTGGTGGTCGGCGGTCGGCACATGCGTGTGCGTGCCGACGACGAGGCTGGCGCGGCCGTCGCAGAAATAGCCAATGCCCTGCTTTTCGCTGGTGGCCTCGCAATGGAAATCGACGACGATGGCATCGGCCGCAACGCCGAGCGGACAGGCGCCGAGCTCGCGCTCCAGCGCCGCGAAGGGATCGTCGAACGGCGTCATGAAGACGCGGCCGAGCGCGTTGACGATCAGCGCATGCTTGCCGTTCTTGGCCTCGACCAGCGCGGCACCGCGGCCGGGCGTGCCACGCGGATAGTTGGCCGGCCGCACCAGGCGCTCCGCGCGCTCGATGAACACCAGCGCCTCGCGCTGGTCCCAGGAATGATTGCCGAGCGTCACCGCGTCGGCGCCGGCATCGAGCAGTTCCTGATAGATCGCCTCGGTGATGCCAAAGCCGCCCGCGGAGTTCTCGCCGTTGACGACGACGAGATCGAGCGACCAGTCGCGGATCATGCCGGGCAGATGTTCTGATATGGCCGCGCGCCCGGCACGGCCGACGACGTCACCCACGAAGAGAATGCGCAACTTCAGGACTCCGGAAATCGAAAACGTCGGATTCCGTTAGCACATAATCCAGCGCGACGTCGTGCGATAGTGCCGGAACCGCCTCGATCTCCTGCGCCGCGAACGCAATCCCGATGCCCAGCACGTGCTTGGTCTTGCGCAAATGCGCGAAGGTGAAGTCGTAATGGCCTGCGCCGTAGCCGATGCGATGGCCGAGACGGTCGAAGGCCGCGAGCGGCGTCAGCATGATGTCGGGGATCACTTCGGCGGCCGCCGGCGACGGCTCGGGAATACCGAGCGGGCCGAGCATCAGGCGGTCGTTCGGATGCCAGAGCCGGAAGATCAACGACTGGCCGCGCGCGGTGACACAAGGAAGCGCGAGCCGCGCACCGTCATCGGCGAGCTTGCGCATCAGGGGGGCCGGATCAATCTCGTTGCGGATCGGGGAGTAGCCGGACACGATAGTGCCTGGCAGCAGTTCGAACGGCAGGCCGCGCTTGGCGAGCTTTGTGGCAGCAGCGGCGCGTTTCTTTTCGCTGAGCGCATCGCGCTTGGCGAGGGCTTTGGCACGAAGTTCGGATTTTGAGTTGCTCATGCGCTTGGGGTCCCGAGGTCATCGTCCACGAGACGGACGATCCAGTATTACAGGAGCGGCGATGTTCTCACTCGAACGCCGCGGCGTACTGGATTCCCCGCCTTCGCGGGGAATGACCGTATCCAACAGGACCGCCGCAGTCTGACGCGCAAAGTTCGACAGGCACAAAACAGAAGGGCAGAAGTGCGAGGCCGCAATCGCCGTTGAAGCACTCGATCCCGGAGTTCCCTACGAAAGTAGGTGGGCACCATATGTCCGGATCCACGGACCCGGCCAGGGACAGTTCCCTAAAGGATCGATAAGGCCCCGGGGATATATGGCTCCTGACGCGCGTCACAGCCTCGCTTGGTCAATGTAACAACGATAGTTCCGAATCGCCAGCCCGGCCCTCGGTCATCGTGGTCGGCGATCAACCGATCGCGATCCCGTTGCCGACGGTCCGGTTCAGCACTTGCGTCGACTTCTCGATCCGCTCGGCCGCCGCGTTCAGCGCGTTGACGACGGCGGTCTGCGTGACCCGCGCGCGCTCGGCGGCGGCGTTACGGAAATCGCGCAGCTCGTTGACCTCGGCCTCCAGCGTGCGGACGCGATTGCCCGCATCGAACAGCTCGTCGCAGGCCATCAGCGCGGCCATCACCGTGAGCCTGGCATCGCCGATCTCGCCGAACTTGCCGCGCAGCATCTGGATGCGCGACTCGAAGCTCTCGGCCAGCTTCAACAGCCGCACTTCCTGCCCTTCCTCGCAGGCCATGCGGAATTGCCGGCCGTTGATGGTGACGTTGATGTGGCTCATGAGTCCTCTCCGGTATCGAGTACCGAACGTATCGTGACGATCGCGGCATCGAGCCGATCGGAGATGTCGCGGCTGGTGCGTTCGAGCTTGCGCGCCTTCACCAGCGCACCGTCGAGCTCATCGGCCAGACGCGAGCGATCGGCACCGAGCGCCTGAATGCGCGTCGCGAGTTCGTTCTCGTCACGATCGGCATCGCGGCGTCGTTCGACGGCGCTCTCCAGCGCGTCGAGCGCCGCCATGAGCCTGCGGGTCGCGATCTCGATCTCGAGGGCGGACGACTCCGTCATGGCAGAACTGGTGGCAGCGCGATCGCTCATGAAGCCTGCGGCAGACCTTGTTTCGGGGCCTTTGCATCGACGCCTGCCACCCGGCAAAAGACTCGGTTCGGCAAGCGGTTACACGCAAATATTTACGTGGCAGGAAAGCGAAGCGCAACGCCGCCCGGAAACTATGCACCGATAGATCGGGTTGCCATGGCATCCCGGTCCATCGTTCTCCGGGGGCGCGATCTCCGCGCAAACGCGATTTCCGCGCTTGTCGCGACGGACAGCCGGCCGCCACTTTTCCCGATCATGCCGCAGGCAACTTTTCGGGCGCAGAAGGCGTTTGATTGCCTTGGACTCCCGGAACCGAGATGCTATCCCAGCCCCGACCCGAGAGGCTGCCAAGCTCCTTCCCACGCGGCCCACACCGCCACCCAAGCGCTTCATTTCAGACGGATTTTCATCATGACGCAGGTCGACCAAACCCGTATGGCCAACGCGATCCGCGGCCTCTCGATGGACGCCGTCGAGAAGGCGAAATCGGGTCATCCCGGCCTGCCCATGGGCGCCGCCGACATCGCCACCGTGCTGTTCACGCAGTTCCTGAAATACGACACAGCGGCACCTAGCTGGCCCGACCGTGACCGCTTCGTGCTCTCGGCCGGCCACGGCTCGATGCTGCTCTATTCGCTGCTGTTCCTGACCGGCAATCCGGACATGACGCTGGACCAGATCAAGCAGTTCCGTCAGCTCGATTCGATCACCCCGGGGCACCCTGAGAACTTCCTCACCAAGGGCATCGAGACCACCACCGGCCCGCTCGGCCAGGGCATCTCGACCGCCGTCGGCATGGCGCTGGCGGAGAAGATGCTGGCCGCCGAATTCGGCAAGAAGATCGTCGACCACCACACCTACGTGCTCGCCTCCGACGGCGACCTGATGGAAGGCGTGTCGCAGGAAGCGATCGCGATGGCCGGGCACTGGAAGCTCAACAAGCTGATCGTGCTGTACGATGACAACGGCATCTCGATCGACGGCCCGACCTCGATCGCCGATTCCGTCGACCAGGTGAAGCGCTTCAAGTCCGCGGGCTGGGCCGCGGAGAAGATCGACGGCCAGGACCAGGCCGCAATCGCGGCCGCGATCACGCGCGCGATAAAGTCGAACAAGCCGACGCTGATCGCCTGCCGCACCACCATCGGCTACGGCGCGCCGCATAAGGCCGGCACCGCAAAGGTGCATGGCGAGGCGTTAGGTGCCGACGAGCTCAAGGCCGCCAAGGAGAATCTTGGCATCTCGCTCGAGCCGTTCTCGGTGCCTGACGACGTGCTGAAGGCATGGCGTGCTGCAGGCAGCCGCGGCGCTGCCGCGCGCAAGGAATGGGAAGATCGCCTTGGCCAACTCGGCAGCCGCAAGCGCGCCGAGTTCGAGCGCCGCCTGCGCCACGAGCGGCCGGCTTCGCTCGCCAAAGCGGTGAAGGCGTACAAGAAGGAGCTGCTGGAGAAGCCGATGGTTGCGGCAACCCGCAAATCCTCGGAAGCCGTGATCGAAGTGATTGCCGGCGCGATGCCGATGGAATTTCTGGCAGGCTCCGCCGACCTCACCGGCTCCAACAACAACAAGGCGAAGTCGGCCACAGCATTCTCGGCCAAGACGCCAAAAGGTCGCTTCATCCATTACGGCATCCGAGAGCACGGCATGGCCGCGGCCATGAACGGCATTTTCCTGCATGGCGGTTTCGCACCCAATGGCGCGACCTTCCTGGTGTTCACGGATTACGCGCGGCCGGCGATGCGGCTCGCTGCGCTGATGGGTGCGGGCGTCGTCTATGTGATGACCCACGATTCCATCGGCCTCGGCGAAGACGGTCCGACCCACCAGCCGGTCGAGCATCTTTCGGCCCTGCGCGCCATTCCCAACATGCGCGTATTCCGCCCCTGCGATTCCGTCGAGGTCGCCGAGTGCTGGGAGCTGGCGCTCAATCGCGTGGACGGACCGACGGTGCTGGCGCTGACGCGCCAGAACTTGCCGCAGCTTCGCACCACGGCGCCGAACGACAATCCCTGCGCGCAAGGCGCCTACGAGCTGGTCCCGGCGCAGGGCGAGGCCAAGGCAACGCTGTTCGCCTCGGGCTCCGAGGTCGAGATCGCGGTCGCCGCCCAGCGCCAACTCGCTGAGCGCGGCGTCCCGTCGCGGGTGGTCTCGGTGCCGTCACTGGAACTGTTGTTAGCGCAACCAGAAGCCAAGCGTGGCGCAATCATCGGCAACGCCCCGGTCAAGGTTGCGATCGAGGCCGCGGTACGCTGGGGCTGGGATGCCGTCATCGGCCAGGATGGTGAATTCATCGGCATGCATTCCTTCGGCGCCAGCGCGCCGGCCAAGGACCTTTTCAAGCACTTTGGAATTACCGCTGAGGCCGCAGTTAACGCTGTGCTGAAGCGCATTTCCTGAGTGTTGAGCTTGCCGGAAAAAAGGACTACCAAGCTCCCCATATGAACCAGTCCCGCCCGGCCGAACCGGGCGTCCGTCTAAAAAACCCTCGCAGGCGCGCTAGCCGCCTTGCGGGATGAAAATGGTCATTGAAGGAGACGAATGATGGTAGTCCGCGTCGGAATTAACGGTTTTGGTCGTATCGGCCGCAACGTCCTGCGGGCTATCGCCGAGTCCGGCCGCAAGGACATCGAGGTAGTCGGTATCAACGACCTCGGTCCCGTCGAAACCAACGCGCACCTGTTGCGCTTCGACTCCGTCCACGGCCGCTTCCCCGGCACCGTCACCGTCGATGGCGACTCGCTCAACCTCGGCTCCGGCAAGATCAAGGTGACGGCCGAGCGCGATCCGTCAAAACTGCCCTGGAAGGATCTCGGCGTCGACATCGCGCTGGAATGCACCGGCATCTTCACCTCGAAAGACAAGGCCTCCGCGCATCTGACCGCCGGCGCCAAGCGCGTGCTGGTCTCGGCGCCCGCTGACGGCGCCGACGCCACCATCGTCTACGGCGTCAACCACGACTCGCTGACCAAGGATCATCTGGTCGTCTCGAACGGCTCCTGCACCACCAACTGCCTCGCGCCGGTCGCCAAGGTGCTGAACGACCTCGTCGGCATCGAGACCGGCTTCATGACCACGATCCACGCCTACACCGGCGACCAGCCGACGCTGGATACGCTGCACAAGGATCTCTATCGCGGCCGCGCGGCTGCGATGTCGATGATCCCGACCTCGACGGGTGCGGCGAAGGCGATCGGCCTCGTGCTCCCCGAGCTCAAGGGCAAGCTCGACGGCGTCGCGATCCGCGTGCCGACCCCGAACGTCTCGGTCGTCGACCTCAAGATCGTCGCCAAGCGCGCCACCGACGTCAAGGAAGTCAACGCCGCGATGAAGCGCGCCTCCGAGCAGCAGCTCAAGGGCATCCTCGGCTACACGTCGGCGCCGAACGTCTCGATCGACTTCAACCACGACCCGCACTCCTCCACCTTCCACGAGGACCAGACCAAGGTGCAGAACGGCACGCTGGTGCGCGTGATGTCCTGGTACGACAACGAGTGGGGTTTCTCGAACCGCATGGCTGATACCGCCGTTGCGATGTCGAAGGTGATCTAAGGCTGCACAATGCTTCCTGCCTGGATCGGCGTCCCCGGCGCCATCCTGCTGCTCGCGTTCATCGCGTACGGCATCCGCCAGGGAATGAAGGTAACGACCAGGCAGGAAGGCGATCCGCCCGAGCGCGGCCCACCATAGTGCTGCCAGTAAGCGAGTGATCAGGACATGGCCAAATTCCGCACCCTCGACGACGTCAATGTGAAGGGCAAGCGCGTCCTGCTGCGCGTCGACCTGAACGTGCCCATGGACAACGGGCGCGTCACCGACGCAACGCGGCTCGAGCGCGTCGCGCCGACCATCACCGAGCTCGCGGACAAGGGCGGCAAGGTCATCCTGCTCGCGCATTTCGGCCGGCCCAAGGGACGTGATCCCAAGGAGTCGCTGAAGCCCGTTGCCGAAGCGCTGGCGAACGTCGTGAACAAATCCGTCGCCTTCGCCGACGACTGCATCGGCGAGCCGGCCGCAAAGGCCGTGGCCGCGATGCAGGATGGCGACATCCTGTGTCTGGAAAACACCCGCTTCCACAAGGAAGAGGAAAAGAACGATCCCGCCTTCGTCGCTGAGCTCGCAAAGCTCGGCGACATCTGGGTCAGCGACGCGTTCTCCGCGTCGCACCGCGCCCACGCCTCGACCGAAGGCCTCGGCCACAAGCTGCCGGCCTATGCCGGCCGCACCATGCAGGCCGAGCTCGACGCGCTGGAGAAGGCGCTGGGATCGCCGACCAAGCCTGTGATCGCGATCATCGGCGGCGCAAAGGTCTCGACCAAGATCGACCTGTTGGAAAACCTCGTCACCAAGGTCGACGCGCTCGTCATCGGCGGCGGCATGGCCAACACCTTCCTGCACGCCCAGGGCGTCGCGGTCGGCAAGTCGCTCTGCGAAAAAGATCTCGCCGCGACCGCGGTGCGGATCATGGAGAAGGCTGAGGCGGCGAACTGCGCCATCATCCTCCCCGTGGACGCCACCGTCGCCTATCATTTCGCCGCCAACGCGCCGTCGCACGCCTATGGGCTCGATGCGATCCCCGCCGACGGCATGATCCTCGACGTCGGTCCGCAATCGATCGTGCGCATCCATGCCGCGATCGACGACGCCGCAACCCTGGTCTGGAACGGCCCGGTCGGCGCCTTCGAGATGCAGCCGTTCGACCGCGGCACGGTGGCAGCCGCCCGACACGCCGCCGAGCGCACAAAAGCCAAGAAGCTGATTTCGATCGCGGGTGGCGGCGACACCGTCGCAGCGCTCAACCAGGCCGGCGTGGGCTCGGATTTCACCTATGTTTCGAC from Bradyrhizobium arachidis carries:
- a CDS encoding methyl-accepting chemotaxis protein yields the protein MAFGLFRKRVPDEAAPPATPQAAQPAVEQTPAAEGDSAKEILELLELELGAMIRQLERAAHSVAGGAEATATTLATIRARTDALTGRSSAAQSTATTFANAADKFTQSAQGIGAQVREAGKLADQASAAAQEARANVDRLRESSAAIGNVVNLIAQIARQTTLLALNSTIEAARAGAAGKGFAVVATEVKALAVQTQSATEEITKKIETLQKDAAGSADAVHRISQAIEAIRPVFETVDGAVAEQNATTNEISGNAATASQFIVSVGDSAAEIDAATKAAEAHGESVASAGKAVTTFAQKLKSRCAVLLRQSEHDDRRQTERLPCHLKLEIKSARGAATMPVYEIAMGGVLIGGPDAGRLAANETIDGALEHVGACRLRVTEQTKAGARAQFVNPSAELREKIEDKLWSIHEENTELVTRAMEAGSALTKIFEQAVARGEVSLDDLFDTAYAEISGTNPQQYRTRYLDWADRALPPFQEAFLAKEPRMAFSAMVDRNGFLPVHNKIYSHPQRPGDVAWNTANSRNRRIFNDLAGLAAARNTRSYLVQSYARDMGNGNTVMMREIDVPIRVQGRHWGGFRTAYKL
- a CDS encoding methyl-accepting chemotaxis protein; its protein translation is MSVVQLAVLDTASNRSLAERLIDQLADRIGGLGVELADIAGNVQEVASRVSNQSERFHHLQTTAETMVSANRDIANASQAVQSTTSAAVGEIVQSRSAVDAAVQHIAELVEAVGRIEARLGAVGSALSQVAKVSGSIEAIAKQTNLLALNATIEAARAGSAGRGFAVVASEVKSLAEGTRQATQQISDTVRDLDGQIGSLIGESSDASLRAKSAGEGAQQISGIIARVQQGIASVGLEIDGVARAATSNLGHCDTVITELSELAKGVDLSSRDLRNADERVAKLLETSEGLIALIADSGVETSDAPLIRVVVETARHISAEFEAAIDRGEITLDKLMDQNYREIPGTDPKQYLTKYVEFTDRVLPAIQDPIQKSDPRIVFCVAWAKGGYLPTHNPNYRLPQGKDPVWNNANCRNRRLFSDRAVKKVAASTKPFLLQTYRRDMGGGQFVLMKDLSAPIMVKGKHWGAFRMGFRQG
- a CDS encoding TIGR00282 family metallophosphoesterase, giving the protein MRILFVGDVVGRAGRAAISEHLPGMIRDWSLDLVVVNGENSAGGFGITEAIYQELLDAGADAVTLGNHSWDQREALVFIERAERLVRPANYPRGTPGRGAALVEAKNGKHALIVNALGRVFMTPFDDPFAALERELGACPLGVAADAIVVDFHCEATSEKQGIGYFCDGRASLVVGTHTHVPTADHQILSGGTAYMTDAGMTGDYDSIIGMQKEEPLRRFTSGIPSGRFEPAGGVATLSGVAVETDDATGLALRIAPVRAGGRLEPATPRFWLS
- a CDS encoding 5-formyltetrahydrofolate cyclo-ligase, whose amino-acid sequence is MSNSKSELRAKALAKRDALSEKKRAAAATKLAKRGLPFELLPGTIVSGYSPIRNEIDPAPLMRKLADDGARLALPCVTARGQSLIFRLWHPNDRLMLGPLGIPEPSPAAAEVIPDIMLTPLAAFDRLGHRIGYGAGHYDFTFAHLRKTKHVLGIGIAFAAQEIEAVPALSHDVALDYVLTESDVFDFRSPEVAHSLRG
- a CDS encoding cell division protein ZapA; translation: MSHINVTINGRQFRMACEEGQEVRLLKLAESFESRIQMLRGKFGEIGDARLTVMAALMACDELFDAGNRVRTLEAEVNELRDFRNAAAERARVTQTAVVNALNAAAERIEKSTQVLNRTVGNGIAIG
- a CDS encoding DUF4164 domain-containing protein, which codes for MSDRAATSSAMTESSALEIEIATRRLMAALDALESAVERRRDADRDENELATRIQALGADRSRLADELDGALVKARKLERTSRDISDRLDAAIVTIRSVLDTGEDS
- the tkt gene encoding transketolase; amino-acid sequence: MTQVDQTRMANAIRGLSMDAVEKAKSGHPGLPMGAADIATVLFTQFLKYDTAAPSWPDRDRFVLSAGHGSMLLYSLLFLTGNPDMTLDQIKQFRQLDSITPGHPENFLTKGIETTTGPLGQGISTAVGMALAEKMLAAEFGKKIVDHHTYVLASDGDLMEGVSQEAIAMAGHWKLNKLIVLYDDNGISIDGPTSIADSVDQVKRFKSAGWAAEKIDGQDQAAIAAAITRAIKSNKPTLIACRTTIGYGAPHKAGTAKVHGEALGADELKAAKENLGISLEPFSVPDDVLKAWRAAGSRGAAARKEWEDRLGQLGSRKRAEFERRLRHERPASLAKAVKAYKKELLEKPMVAATRKSSEAVIEVIAGAMPMEFLAGSADLTGSNNNKAKSATAFSAKTPKGRFIHYGIREHGMAAAMNGIFLHGGFAPNGATFLVFTDYARPAMRLAALMGAGVVYVMTHDSIGLGEDGPTHQPVEHLSALRAIPNMRVFRPCDSVEVAECWELALNRVDGPTVLALTRQNLPQLRTTAPNDNPCAQGAYELVPAQGEAKATLFASGSEVEIAVAAQRQLAERGVPSRVVSVPSLELLLAQPEAKRGAIIGNAPVKVAIEAAVRWGWDAVIGQDGEFIGMHSFGASAPAKDLFKHFGITAEAAVNAVLKRIS
- the gap gene encoding type I glyceraldehyde-3-phosphate dehydrogenase, encoding MVVRVGINGFGRIGRNVLRAIAESGRKDIEVVGINDLGPVETNAHLLRFDSVHGRFPGTVTVDGDSLNLGSGKIKVTAERDPSKLPWKDLGVDIALECTGIFTSKDKASAHLTAGAKRVLVSAPADGADATIVYGVNHDSLTKDHLVVSNGSCTTNCLAPVAKVLNDLVGIETGFMTTIHAYTGDQPTLDTLHKDLYRGRAAAMSMIPTSTGAAKAIGLVLPELKGKLDGVAIRVPTPNVSVVDLKIVAKRATDVKEVNAAMKRASEQQLKGILGYTSAPNVSIDFNHDPHSSTFHEDQTKVQNGTLVRVMSWYDNEWGFSNRMADTAVAMSKVI
- a CDS encoding phosphoglycerate kinase codes for the protein MAKFRTLDDVNVKGKRVLLRVDLNVPMDNGRVTDATRLERVAPTITELADKGGKVILLAHFGRPKGRDPKESLKPVAEALANVVNKSVAFADDCIGEPAAKAVAAMQDGDILCLENTRFHKEEEKNDPAFVAELAKLGDIWVSDAFSASHRAHASTEGLGHKLPAYAGRTMQAELDALEKALGSPTKPVIAIIGGAKVSTKIDLLENLVTKVDALVIGGGMANTFLHAQGVAVGKSLCEKDLAATAVRIMEKAEAANCAIILPVDATVAYHFAANAPSHAYGLDAIPADGMILDVGPQSIVRIHAAIDDAATLVWNGPVGAFEMQPFDRGTVAAARHAAERTKAKKLISIAGGGDTVAALNQAGVGSDFTYVSTAGGAFLEWMEGKPLPGVEVLRIK